In Electrophorus electricus isolate fEleEle1 chromosome 6, fEleEle1.pri, whole genome shotgun sequence, a single genomic region encodes these proteins:
- the cdc42ep2 gene encoding cdc42 effector protein 2 yields MAAKAPIYLKRRSRKGKKEKLRDLLSSDMISPPLGDFRHTIHIGGGGADDLFGDLSFLQGKFHLLPGQRDHQGACELSRAASVSGTPPVSDGSPLLKNALSLPVIGGVQALTLPAAGGAPSPQQPPPLAPPPKPPRLHLESPPTSLPASPSRSPPLPLGPGPDARHMAGQGEEEEEEERPYLSHAGSLLSLHLDLGPSILDDVLQIMDGQRTGAFNGGFTPSGRQEVYI; encoded by the coding sequence ATGGCAGCCAAGGCCCCCATCTACCTGAAGCGGAGGAGCCGCAAGGGCAAGAAGGAGAAGCTCCGCGACCTGCTGTCGTCAGACATGATCAGCCCGCCATTGGGCGACTTCCGCCACACCATCCACATCGGCGGCGGTGGCGCCGACGACCTCTTCGGCGacctctccttcctccaggGCAAGTTCCACCTGCTGCCGGGGCAGCGCGACCACCAGGGGGCGTGCGAGCTGAGCCGGGCTGCCAGCGTGAGCGGCACCCCGCCGGTCAGTGACGGCTCGCCGCTGCTGAAGAACGCCCTGTCGCTGCCGGTCATTGGCGGCGTGCAGGCGCTCACCCTCCCGGCGGCGGGCGGGGCGCCCTCACCGCAGCAACCGCCGCCCCTGGCCCCGCCTCCCAAGCCCCCCAGGCTGCACCTGGAGTCGCCGCCCACGTCCCTGCCCGCCTCGCCCAGCCGCTCGCCTCCTTTGCCCCTCGGCCCCGGGCCGGACGCCAGGCACATGGCGGGTCAAggcgaggaagaggaagaggaagagcggCCATACCTGTCGCATGCTGGCTCCCTCCTCTCACTGCACCTGGACCTGGGGCCGTCCATACTGGACGATGTCCTTCAGATCATGGACGGTCAGAGGACAGGAGCCTTCAACGGAGGCTTCACACCCAGTGGACGACAGGAAGTCtacatttga